A single window of Gossypium hirsutum isolate 1008001.06 chromosome A10, Gossypium_hirsutum_v2.1, whole genome shotgun sequence DNA harbors:
- the LOC107897321 gene encoding UPF0496 protein At3g19330: MQCLSFNINSSSPSFPTSPQSQSQTQIGLNSCPPQSQGNSTDGTPRSSSTQPSPSFNISHEYTLALQANSYNEIRSRIEDQVLVENAIESEDMDSHQLHLSQVLHPNRECVHQALRHTNPKATLTRLVSTYFDHSEDISTLCLALYQCISRARTLYAPITDLLQVFPYDLSSTNLSQCNWAFDIFLQFDSLDNPFPSPESHNFNEMRRSFSLLKEQLDQRLQKSRSRGRYLHRATTRSAICLIGTVVAVAVTAVVISTHALGGIVGLIATPLCPINTPSHLKKKQLARTAQLDAASSGTFFHIKDLDTIVCLVDWLHASVENDRDLVRFGLERGRDIYPIYEVVKHLRNNHNKFFDQLKELEEHICLCFNAVNKFRAKLLNQIHLHQSTDS; this comes from the exons ATGCAGTGCCTCTCCTTCAACATCAATTCATCGTCCCCATCATTTCCCACCTCGCCTCAGTCTCAATCTCAAACTCAAATCGGTCTCAATTCTTGTCCCCCACAATCCCAAG GGAATTCCACTGACGGAACACCCAGATCCAGCTCCACTCAGCCCTCGCCCTCCTTCAATATCAGTCATGAATACACTCTCGCTTTGCAGGCCAATTCTTACAATGAGATACGCTCCAGAATTGAAGATCAAGTGCTAGTTGAGAATGCAATTGAAAGCGAGGATATGGATAGCCATCAGCTGCATTTGTCTCAGGTACTGCACCCCAACAGAGAATGCGTCCACCAAGCTCTTCGCCACACCAACCCTAAGGCTACCCTCACTCGCTTGGTTTCTACCTACTTTGATCACAGCGAAGACATCAGCACTCTCTGCCTCGCGCTCTACCAATGCATATCTCGTGCTCGTACTCTTTATGCTCCTATAACTGACCTTCTTCAAGTATTCCCCTATGACCTAAGTTCCACCAATCTCTCACAATGTAACTGGGCCTTCGATATTTTCCTCCAATTCGATAGCCTCGACAACCCTTTCCCTTCTCCTGAATCCCATAACTTCAACGAAATGCGTCGCAGTTTCTCCCTGCTCAAGGAGCAGCTTGATCAGCGTCTCCAGAAATCCCGTTCTAGAGGTCGCTACCTGCACCGTGCAACTACTCGTTCTGCCATTTGCCTGATTGGCACTGTCGTTGCGGTTGCCGTTACGGCCGTGGTTATATCCACTCATGCCCTTGGTGGAATTGTGGGCCTTATCGCTACCCCACTTTGTCCCATCAATACACCAAGTCATCTCAAGAAGAAACAGCTTGCTCGTACGGCTCAACTGGATGCTGCTTCCAGTGGAACTTTTTTCCACATCAAAGACCTTGACACTATTGTCTGCCTTGTTGACTGGTTACATGCTTCAGTTGAGAACGACAGGGATCTTGTACGGTTTGGACTGGAGAGGGGTAGGGACATATACCCCATATATGAAGTTGTGAAACATCTCCGCAATAACCACAACAAATTTTTTGATCAGCTCAAAGAACTTGAGGAGCATATATGCCTATGCTTTAATGCTGTCAATAAGTTCAGAGCTAAGCTTCTCAACCAGATTCATCTTCATCAATCTACTGACTCATGA
- the LOC107896099 gene encoding uncharacterized protein: MFKSKANGIKKEVIRLERESVIPILKPKLIMTLSNLIQHSADRAEFVKFSKRVEYTIRAWYHLQFEDLMQLYSLFDPVYGAKKLQQQNLSPEEIDVLEQNFLIYLFQVMEKSNFKIVSNEEIDVATAGQYLLNLPITVDEAKIDKALLKKYFEEHPKDNLPDFADKYVIFRRGIGIDRTTNFFFLEKIDIIIARLWTLLMKRTRLDKIFGKKLGRARKKVPRKDEDISADLHVERIRLEKMELSIRNLISKTTIQEPTFDRIIVVYRKKSEGREKERGINIKHFKNIPMADLEIVLPEKKNPGLTPMDWVTFIASALVGLVAVITSLEMPKADLWVIFAILSTVVGYCAKTYLTFEANLAAYQNLITQSMYEKQLDSGRGTLLHLCDDVIQQEVKEVIIAFFILMEQGKATAKELDQRCEDLLREEFGESCNFDVDDALAKLEKLKVISKDPTGKYASLGLTRANDIIGVTTEELVLKARQGSFQTE, from the exons ATGTTTAAGTCCAAGGCCAATGGCATCAAGAAGGAAGTCATTCGATTAGAGCGTGAATCTGTGATTCCCATTCTCAAGCCTAAGCTCATCATGACTTTGTCCAACCTCATTC AACATAGTGCAGATAGGGCTGAGTTTGTAAAGTTCTCCAAGAGAGTTGAGTACACAATTCGAGCATGGTATCATCTTCAGTTTGAGGATTTGATG CAATTATACTCCCTCTTTGACCCTGTATATGGGGCTAAGAAATTGCAGCAACAGAATTTATCTCCTGAAGAAATTGATGTACTTGAGCAGAATTTCTTGATATATTTATTTCAG GTGATGGAGAAGAGTAATTTTAAGATAGTTTCAAACGAGGAGATTGATGTTGCAACTGCAGGGCAATATCTTCTTAATCTTCCCATAACAGTGGATGAAGCTAAG ATTGACAAGGCACTTCTAAAGAAATATTTTGAGGAGCATCCCAAAGATAACCTTCCAGATTTTGCTGATAAG TACGTTATCTTCAGACGTGGGATAGGAATCGATCgaacaactaatttttttttcctgGAGAAGATAGACATTATCATTGCACGTCTTTGGACACTTCTTATGAAGCGAACTAG GTTGGACAAGATTTTCGGCAAAAAATTAGGAAGGGCACGTAAGAAAGTACCAAGGAAGGATGAGGACATTAGTGCAGATTTGCATGTTGAGCGCATCCGTCTTGAAAAAATGGAACTAAG CATCCGCAACTTGATTAGCAAGACTACAATTCAAGAACCTACTTTTGATAGGATAATTGTTGTTTACAG GAAAAAAAGTGAAGGAAGAGAAAAGGAAAGAGGAATAAATATAaagcattttaaaaatattccaaTGGCAGATCTGGAAATTGTCCTT CCTGAAAAGAAAAATCCTGGATTAACTCCCATGGACTGGGTCACATTCATTGCCTCTGCTCTAGTGGGACTG GTTGCAGTAATAACTTCTCTTGAAATGCCTAAAGCTGATCTTTGGGTTATTTTTGCCATTTTGTCAACTGTGGTTGGTTACTGTGCTAAGACTTACTTAAC GTTTGAAGCAAACTTGGCTGCATATCAGAATTTAATAACACAGTCCATGTATGAAAAGCAACTTGATAGTGGAAGGGGCACTTTACTTCACTTGTGTGATGACGTGATTCAACAGGAA GTGAAAGAGGTAATCATTGCATTCTTTATACTAATGGAGCAAGGTAAAGCCACAGCCAAG GAATTGGATCAACGGTGTGAGGATCTACTTAGAGAGGAGTTTGGGGAGAGCTGTAACTTTGATGTGGATGATGCACTTGCAAAGCTAGAGAAGTTGAAAGTTATTTCTAAG GATCCTACTGGGAAATATGCGAGTCTGGGATTGACACGTGCAAATGATATAATTGGAGTGACCACTGAAGAACTAGTGCTGAAGGCAAGACAGGGTTCATTTCAAACTGAATGA